The sequence below is a genomic window from Microcebus murinus isolate Inina chromosome 4, M.murinus_Inina_mat1.0, whole genome shotgun sequence.
TGTAAGCTGGGTGGAGGGGAACGTTACACTTCCCGCCTCGATGAGTTCGTCCACCCAGAACTTTGAAAGGAAATAGCGTGGGATTGAAAGAAGGGGGCAGGTGGGTGAAGCTGAAGTTTTAGCCACCTTCACGCTCCGGGCACTGGCTGGGCGTTGGCTGGCTGGTCCCAGACAGAGGCAGGGGCGACGGCCCTTCCCCCACCATCCATACCCCTGTCCCGCGTCTCTCTCTGTTCCTCCGGGTGAAGCCAAGTCCCCGGCCGGCGGCCGTACTTGGCCTTACAGTGCAAAATGTGCTTGGCGAGGAAGTCGAGGCGGCGCTGTAGCAGCTGAGCGTGGGGGTCGGCGAGCGCGGCCAGCTCGGGAAAGCGAGGCTCGTGGCGCCGGTAGAGGCGCAGTAGCCGGGCCGCCGCGTCCTGTCCGCGGTGTAGCTCCAGGACGCGCCGCGCAGTCCGCTCGCGGAACACGCACACTGACTGCAACAGCGGCTCGTTATACTTGTCCCACATGCCTGCCACCCGGTAGCCGTGCACCAAGCCCGCCTCGTTGTCCAGAAAGACCAGCGCCCCTCCGGGACCGCGGTGCAGGTTGCTCGTGGCGCGGTGCATGACGCGCGGGTCCCACTGCAGGCTAAAGAGGTTGCTTACGAGCCGGTCGAAGTTGGCTGTTAGGTAGTCGAAGAGGATCAAGTCGGTCCATTGTACCAGGTCCACCAGCTCTGCCTGGCTGAGGTTGGCCAGCTCGCCCCCGGCGTCGCGCAGGGGCCGCAGACGCCCGTCCTCCGAGCGCCAGGGCGCGGGCACCACGACGTCGGTGAGGTTGGGCAGCCAGCGAGTCAGGCTTACTACGCTGCCCTCGGTCCAGTGCGCTGCGCGCAGCTCCTCCTGCACCTGCACCCACTGCGCGCCCCGCGCCTCCACCCGAGCCAGTGCCAGCGGCGGCACGTGGCGCTGGAGGCCCAGCAGGCGCGCCAGGTAGTAGGACAGGGCCTCGCCCTGGATCTGCTCCGGGTTGATGCCATATCGCACACAGGCGCGGGTGCCGTCGGCAAAGCGGGCCAGTCGGTTGGAGCTGCGCCCGCAGCCCCCGCGCTCCAGGGCCACCACCCGGGCGTCTCGCGCGGTCTCCAGCCACGCAGCCGCCTGGGCCTCCGAAAAGCCCCGGGGCACCTGCTCCTCCAGGCCGCGGCTCCAGAAGACGCCCCCGTGCACCGCGGCGCGCTCCTCCGGCCGGGGCCGCCCGGCTGGCACGTGCCGCCTGCGCTCGCCCGGGGGCTGCCGGGGCGGGCCGTCCGCGCCCGCCGCCAGGGTGAGCAGCGCCCGGAAAGTTTTCAGGGAGCCGCCGCGGGCGTCCCACGCCAGGGGCGGGGGCAGAGGGAAGcgaggcgcgggcgcggggccgccgCTCCCGGCCGGGCGCCGCGGGAGTCGGTCTTCGGGCGGCGGGGAGGCGGGTAGCTCTGTCCGCGGCGGCAGCAGCCCGCCCCACAGCGCCAGCAGCGAGCCCAGCGCCAGCAGCCAGAGCCCCGCGGTGGCGGCGGCGCCCCGCATCCTCCTGCCCATGCTCCCGCGGCCGCACcggtgccgccgccgccgccgcttcaAGCCGAGCCCAGGCACCCGGGTCCCGGCGGCGAGGCGGGCCCGGCAGCTCGTTGGCTCCGGGGCTTCGGGCGCCTCAGCCCCATCGCGGCCGCCGGGCGCTGCGGGGCTCTGTCCGGCGCTCCGCCCGGCGCTGGGAACTCGCCTCGCCGCCGCTTCCCAGCTGCTTTTGTATTTCGCTGTGAGACCCTCCGGTGGGCGCGATTCACAGGCGCCCGGACCACGTGGGAGCGAGGGggatccccctccccctcctccgccgctgctccccgccccccgctccccgcccccttcccctcctcttccccttaAAGCGGCGATGGCTCCTTCCAGGAGGGAGCGGCGGCCCGCACTCGCCGGGGACGTAGGGGCCGGGAGGAAGCCGGACTGGCCGCGCCCGCGCGGGGGCGTCGGAGGAGGCGGCGCCGAGCCCGAGTCCGGGCCGGGCGGGAGGCGCGCGCCCTGGGCCCTCGCGGGGGTGGGGTGGTCGCCGGGTCCCTGCGCCTGGGCAGCGCCTGGTCTCCGGCAAACTTCAGGCAGGTCCCCGCCGCGCTCCGGGCTCCGCTGGGCGAGGATCAGGGCGGGCCCTTTTGCTTTCTCCGGTTTTTGACGGGGTGATTCACTCTGCCTTATGTAAATCCCTGGGAATCCCTCCGAGCCACAGAGGATGTGGCTCCAGCGGGGAAAGGAACCGTCTGTGGCCACAACTTTGAACCCACACCCCCTTTCGGAGCGCGCTCACTGCCTGCAGTCCCTGCGGACTTGGGGGCTTTGGGGTTGGCCGCTCCGCCTTTCCCAGGGGACCCACGGGGAAGGAAACCTCGCTGTGCACGCGCGTGCGGAGCGCCTTGGCCAGCGCCCGCTCACGCGTGCATCCGTTCAGCAAAGCTCCTGCCCTCGGTAGTGGTCACGCGAGCAGTAAAACCCGCAGATCCGGGCCCCAGTGCTCACGGAGTTCACCTTCCAGTGGGACGTTCAGGTTGCTACTTAAGAGATAGCCTGGGATCCAACCTCGTGTGGGGCAGAGAGGTGTCAGAGAGACTTCTCAAAATAAATGATACTGTTTCGcccatggggaaactgaggcacggagagggGATATGTTTTGCTCACGAGTCCACAATTAGCAAGTAGAGAAGCTAGAAGTCAAACTCGGGTCTCCTGGCCCGCATGCCACTTGATTTTCCCTCCATCCAGAATGTTCAGTATTTTTATCAAGTTGGCATTCTCAATTTTTAAACGTACTGTCATTTAACCAGTCCATTTTATCCCCCAAGCGTGTTTtcaattaaacaaatgaaagggaaaaaaaaaaaagcccatattGCAGTTGATTTACTGGCTTAATGgtttaagggaaaaagaaatggtAAGGAGGTGGTGAAggagcaaacaaaacaaaacaaaaaccaaacaaaacccccCAACACATATTCTTCCAGCCACCTTTGGGTTTAAATCCCCCAGGAAAACTCTTCAGATGCAAATgggccctctccctgccctctctggTGTGTCCCAGATCCAAACTGAGATTCCCAGGTTAGATGAAGCcaggggtggtggggtggtgggatCCCCTCTTGAAAGCCAGAGTTCGaaacctgtttctttctttttttttttttttttgagacagagtctcactttgttgcccaggctagagtgagtgccatggcatcagcctagctcacagcaacctcaatctccggggctcagcaatcctcctgcctcagcctcccaagtagctgggactacaggcatgcgccaccatgcccggctaatttttttttttgtatatatatttttagttggttaattaatttatttctatttttggtagagatggggtctcgctcaggctggttttgaactcctgaccttgagcaatccgcccgcctccgcctcccaaagtgctaggattacaggcgtgagccaccacgcctggcccgaAACCTGTTTCTTAAACGTTTCTTTTCTCCCCCCAGTCAGGTGTCCATGAGGGTTTCCAACTGTACTACCTCACCGGCTGGAACTGATTATACTTTATTCTCCAAAGAATGAATGTTCTAGAATTACAGAGTAGACACTCTAATGTTTGTGGCTGAGCAGAGGcatcaaaaaaatcacatttgggGCCTTCCAGCCTTGACCCAGCATACCTTCAAATGTCTCCATGGGAGTGGTAAGTACACATTGGCTGAAGTGTGGGGTCTTTGTTGAACCTGTTCCCAACCACATGGTGGCAATACCACGcctttttatagcttttatctGATAATGAGATTACTATGGCTCCCATATGGTTACATCAAactatttaattcattaaaaggTATTATCTTCCTGGCCTGTGCAAGCTCCCTCCTCCCGTCTTTCCGTAGCAGGCAGGCAGGCGTCTTaacaactttttatttcttatcccACCTAACTTAGTGTACTACACTAAATAAGCACTCACtaagttaaatttaatttttgtcttttggtttaaATTCCActggtatacatatattaatatatgtattttaaatgcagTGCTTTTAGTTTGGGCAAACTACAAGCAAGATCTCCACCTTGTGGGCATAAGTAGAATATCCTCTAATTAGAgaaaagtgtatatatttttaactggaCAATTTATTGTTCAGGTTAAACTCTAAGAATATTAAATGGCTACCATGGCTATGTCCTAGGGGTCATGGGGAAATGCTAAGGTAGTTGGTGTCTCTGTCGTTTTGGCTGTTAGCAAAAGCTGTAAATAACTACCGGGGATCCTTCATTGTAAACTTCACAGGGAATCTGTCTCGTCCATTGTTTTATGGCTGCCTGGGCACAACGCCTGGCACTTAGTGGGTGTTCAATAACAAGTGGTTGAATAAGTCATTGAAATGTTAATGAGATGAAGCTCTGCAAGAAGCATgtatcaagtttttttttttaaacaaagaggtACAAGATAAGGCTTTTCActaatttcaaaaggaaaaaaacatgagtGAGGGCTCTGCATAATGGGTAATGGGGGAAGTACATGACTTCCAGTCTGGAAGGACTGGCTTCAAACCTAGGTACCCCAAATCCTGGAATCTCTGAATCATATTCCCAGTAGTGACGAAAAATCTGAGGCTTCAAGAAGTTGGCTAAGATCTTACACGCAGAAGATGGACCAGCTTTGTCTTTGAACAGCCCTTTGCCTGTAGCCATAGGACTGAAGGCACCAGTCCCAGGACAAGATACACTAATAGAAACTTTAAGAAAAGT
It includes:
- the FJX1 gene encoding four-jointed box protein 1, whose amino-acid sequence is MGRRMRGAAATAGLWLLALGSLLALWGGLLPPRTELPASPPPEDRLPRRPAGSGGPAPAPRFPLPPPLAWDARGGSLKTFRALLTLAAGADGPPRQPPGERRRHVPAGRPRPEERAAVHGGVFWSRGLEEQVPRGFSEAQAAAWLETARDARVVALERGGCGRSSNRLARFADGTRACVRYGINPEQIQGEALSYYLARLLGLQRHVPPLALARVEARGAQWVQVQEELRAAHWTEGSVVSLTRWLPNLTDVVVPAPWRSEDGRLRPLRDAGGELANLSQAELVDLVQWTDLILFDYLTANFDRLVSNLFSLQWDPRVMHRATSNLHRGPGGALVFLDNEAGLVHGYRVAGMWDKYNEPLLQSVCVFRERTARRVLELHRGQDAAARLLRLYRRHEPRFPELAALADPHAQLLQRRLDFLAKHILHCKAKYGRRPGTWLHPEEQRETRDRGMDGGGRAVAPASVWDQPANAQPVPGA